One part of the Vanessa cardui chromosome 2, ilVanCard2.1, whole genome shotgun sequence genome encodes these proteins:
- the LOC124536678 gene encoding ATP-dependent RNA helicase DDX3X isoform X2, which produces MSNVTNQNGTGLEQQLAGLDLQPQAPRSTGRYIPPHLRRQLEAKGDEPKRSSLDSRPSDARDNRSSFGGNSRAYDRGGRRDDRDRDRDRDYDRGYDSRFPRRDRGRDAGYQNGDSERWAEPDRRGGSGGGGGGGGGGVPPSPGGRAMAPSRDVRRDEDYNEPPPPRNDRWKEPEPRSDDRAHSRWGSDDVRRTSSRRDENDWTVPLPRDERQELELFGTGNTGINFSKYEDIPVEASGENVPDFITNFEDVNLTEIMRTNIAAARYDKPTPVQKYAIPIVLGRRDVMACAQTGSGKTAAFLVPILNQMYEAGPVKHLGPIKRKQYPLGLVLAPTRELATQIYDEARKFAYRSRVRPCVVYGGSPIQDQFRELERGCHLLVATPGRLVDMLHRGRVALDYCRHLVLDEADRMLDMGFEPQIRKIVEGHTMPKTGERQTLMFSATFPKQIQVLAQDFLYNYVFLAVGRVGSTSENITQKVVWVEECDKRSFLLDLLNASNLLQRSKTEEDQLTLVFVETKKGADQLEEFLDADGYPVTSIHGDRSQREREEALRRFRSGQTPILVATAVAARGLDIPHVRHVINFDLPSDVEEYVHRIGRTGRMGNLGVATSFFNDSNRGLARELVELLIEAKQDVPNWLTSAAVDGRSGGGGRRTGSRSGGGRFASSSFGARDFRTQPRQAPRSAGPSGGFGYGGGGSYGGNYGGLYGGGGGGNSGGGTDWWGDS; this is translated from the exons GTGACGAACCTAAGCGTTCAAGCTTAGATTCTCGTCCTAGCGACGCACGGGACAACCGTTCATCATTCGGAGGCAACTCTAGAGCCTACGACCGTGGTGGTCGGCGCGACGACCGCGACCGTGACCGCGACCGTGACTACGATCGCGGCTACGATTCGCGATTCCCGCGCAGGGACCGCG GTCGTGATGCCGGATATCAAAATGGCGACTCGGAGCGGTGGGCTGAGCCGGATCGCAGAGGCGGAAGCGGGGGCGGAGGCGGTGGCGGAGGCGGAGGCGTGCCTCCAAGTCCCGGCGGGCGAGCCATGGCACCGTCGCGAGATGTGCGGCGCGACGAAGACTACAATGAGCCGCCACCGCCTCGCAACGACCGCTGGAAAGAGCCGGAGCCGCGCTCCGACGACCGCGCACACTCGCGCTGGGGCTCCGACGACGTGCGACGTACATCGTCTCGCAGGGACGAG AACGACTGGACAGTCCCGTTACCTCGCGACGAGCGGCAGGAGTTGGAGCTCTTTGGCACTGGAAACACAGGAATCAACTTCTCCAAATACGAGGATATACCAGTTGAGGCCAGCGGGGAGAACGTCCCGGACTTCATTACAAAT TTTGAGGATGTTAACCTGACGGAAATAATGCGCACGAACATAGCGGCCGCGCGCTACGACAAGCCGACGCCGGTGCAGAAGTACGCGATACCGATCGTGCTGGGCCGGAGAGACGTGATGGCGTGCGCGCAGACCGGCTCCGGCAAGACCGCAGCCTTCCTTGTGCCCATCCTCAACCAGATGTACGAAGCAGGACCCGTCAAACACTTAGG gCCAATCAAACGCAAACAGTATCCCCTCGGCTTAGTGCTGGCACCTACCCGCGAGCTGGCCACACAGATTTACGATGAGGCTAGAAAGTTTGCATACCGTTCCCGCGTGAGACCTTGTGTCGT ATACGGCGGTTCCCCAATCCAAGACCAGTTCCGTGAACTGGAGCGTGGCTGCCACCTTCTGGTCGCGACGCCAGGCCGTCTCGTCGACATGCTGCACCGCGGACGGGTAGCGCTCGACTACTGCCGCCATCTTGTGCTCGACGAGGCCGACCGTATGTTGGACATGGGTTTCGAGCCCCAGATCCGTAAGATCGTCGAAGGACATACGATGCCCAAGACGGGCGAGCGACAGACCCTCATGTTCTCCGCCACTTTCCCCAAGCAGATACAAGTCTTAGCGCAAGACTTTCTCTACAACTACGTGTTCCTCGCTGTCGGACGCGTCGGATCCACTTCCGAAAACATTACCCAAAAG GTTGTATGGGTAGAAGAGTGTGATAAGCGATCATTCTTATTGGATTTACTCAACGCGTCCAATCTGCTGCAACGCTCAAAAACTGAAGAAGACCAGCTTACGCTCGTCTTCGTCGAAACAAAAAAAG gtGCGGATCAGCTAGAAGAGTTCCTGGACGCGGACGGGTACCCAGTAACTTCCATTCACGGCGATCGCTCGCAACGGGAGCGTGAGGAGGCCCTTCGTCGCTTCAGATCGGGACAGACGCCGATACTGGTCGCCACCGCTGTCGCCGCTAGAG gcTTGGATATTCCGCACGTACGTCATGTGATCAACTTCGACCTGCCGTCGGACGTCGAGGAATACGTCCACCGTATCGGTCGTACGGGCCGTATGGGTAACCTCGGTGTTGCCACGTCCTTCTTCAATGACTCCAACCGCGGTCTTGCAAGGGAACTCGTGGAGTTGCTCATCGAGGCTAAACAAGATGTACCGAA TTGGTTAACGAGTGCAGCGGTAGACGGTCGTTCAGGAGGCGGCGGTCGGCGAACGGGCAGCCGTTCCGGCGGCGGTCGCTTCGCTTCAAGCAGCTTCGGCGCCCGCGATTTCCGTACACAACCGCGACAGGCGCCACGCTCCGCAGGACCCTCTGGCG gTTTTGGATACGGTGGCGGCGGTTCATATGGTGGCAACTACGGCGGGTTGTACGGCGGAGGTGGCGGCGGCAACAGCGGCGGCGGCACCGACTGGTGGGGCGATTCGTAA
- the LOC124536678 gene encoding ATP-dependent RNA helicase DDX3X isoform X1 has protein sequence MSNVTNQNGTGLEQQLAGLDLQPQAPRSTGRYIPPHLRRQLEAKGDEPKRSSLDSRPSDARDNRSSFGGNSRAYDRGGRRDDRDRDRDRDYDRGYDSRFPRRDRGEYIGRDAGYQNGDSERWAEPDRRGGSGGGGGGGGGGVPPSPGGRAMAPSRDVRRDEDYNEPPPPRNDRWKEPEPRSDDRAHSRWGSDDVRRTSSRRDENDWTVPLPRDERQELELFGTGNTGINFSKYEDIPVEASGENVPDFITNFEDVNLTEIMRTNIAAARYDKPTPVQKYAIPIVLGRRDVMACAQTGSGKTAAFLVPILNQMYEAGPVKHLGPIKRKQYPLGLVLAPTRELATQIYDEARKFAYRSRVRPCVVYGGSPIQDQFRELERGCHLLVATPGRLVDMLHRGRVALDYCRHLVLDEADRMLDMGFEPQIRKIVEGHTMPKTGERQTLMFSATFPKQIQVLAQDFLYNYVFLAVGRVGSTSENITQKVVWVEECDKRSFLLDLLNASNLLQRSKTEEDQLTLVFVETKKGADQLEEFLDADGYPVTSIHGDRSQREREEALRRFRSGQTPILVATAVAARGLDIPHVRHVINFDLPSDVEEYVHRIGRTGRMGNLGVATSFFNDSNRGLARELVELLIEAKQDVPNWLTSAAVDGRSGGGGRRTGSRSGGGRFASSSFGARDFRTQPRQAPRSAGPSGGFGYGGGGSYGGNYGGLYGGGGGGNSGGGTDWWGDS, from the exons GTGACGAACCTAAGCGTTCAAGCTTAGATTCTCGTCCTAGCGACGCACGGGACAACCGTTCATCATTCGGAGGCAACTCTAGAGCCTACGACCGTGGTGGTCGGCGCGACGACCGCGACCGTGACCGCGACCGTGACTACGATCGCGGCTACGATTCGCGATTCCCGCGCAGGGACCGCGGTGAGTACATAG GTCGTGATGCCGGATATCAAAATGGCGACTCGGAGCGGTGGGCTGAGCCGGATCGCAGAGGCGGAAGCGGGGGCGGAGGCGGTGGCGGAGGCGGAGGCGTGCCTCCAAGTCCCGGCGGGCGAGCCATGGCACCGTCGCGAGATGTGCGGCGCGACGAAGACTACAATGAGCCGCCACCGCCTCGCAACGACCGCTGGAAAGAGCCGGAGCCGCGCTCCGACGACCGCGCACACTCGCGCTGGGGCTCCGACGACGTGCGACGTACATCGTCTCGCAGGGACGAG AACGACTGGACAGTCCCGTTACCTCGCGACGAGCGGCAGGAGTTGGAGCTCTTTGGCACTGGAAACACAGGAATCAACTTCTCCAAATACGAGGATATACCAGTTGAGGCCAGCGGGGAGAACGTCCCGGACTTCATTACAAAT TTTGAGGATGTTAACCTGACGGAAATAATGCGCACGAACATAGCGGCCGCGCGCTACGACAAGCCGACGCCGGTGCAGAAGTACGCGATACCGATCGTGCTGGGCCGGAGAGACGTGATGGCGTGCGCGCAGACCGGCTCCGGCAAGACCGCAGCCTTCCTTGTGCCCATCCTCAACCAGATGTACGAAGCAGGACCCGTCAAACACTTAGG gCCAATCAAACGCAAACAGTATCCCCTCGGCTTAGTGCTGGCACCTACCCGCGAGCTGGCCACACAGATTTACGATGAGGCTAGAAAGTTTGCATACCGTTCCCGCGTGAGACCTTGTGTCGT ATACGGCGGTTCCCCAATCCAAGACCAGTTCCGTGAACTGGAGCGTGGCTGCCACCTTCTGGTCGCGACGCCAGGCCGTCTCGTCGACATGCTGCACCGCGGACGGGTAGCGCTCGACTACTGCCGCCATCTTGTGCTCGACGAGGCCGACCGTATGTTGGACATGGGTTTCGAGCCCCAGATCCGTAAGATCGTCGAAGGACATACGATGCCCAAGACGGGCGAGCGACAGACCCTCATGTTCTCCGCCACTTTCCCCAAGCAGATACAAGTCTTAGCGCAAGACTTTCTCTACAACTACGTGTTCCTCGCTGTCGGACGCGTCGGATCCACTTCCGAAAACATTACCCAAAAG GTTGTATGGGTAGAAGAGTGTGATAAGCGATCATTCTTATTGGATTTACTCAACGCGTCCAATCTGCTGCAACGCTCAAAAACTGAAGAAGACCAGCTTACGCTCGTCTTCGTCGAAACAAAAAAAG gtGCGGATCAGCTAGAAGAGTTCCTGGACGCGGACGGGTACCCAGTAACTTCCATTCACGGCGATCGCTCGCAACGGGAGCGTGAGGAGGCCCTTCGTCGCTTCAGATCGGGACAGACGCCGATACTGGTCGCCACCGCTGTCGCCGCTAGAG gcTTGGATATTCCGCACGTACGTCATGTGATCAACTTCGACCTGCCGTCGGACGTCGAGGAATACGTCCACCGTATCGGTCGTACGGGCCGTATGGGTAACCTCGGTGTTGCCACGTCCTTCTTCAATGACTCCAACCGCGGTCTTGCAAGGGAACTCGTGGAGTTGCTCATCGAGGCTAAACAAGATGTACCGAA TTGGTTAACGAGTGCAGCGGTAGACGGTCGTTCAGGAGGCGGCGGTCGGCGAACGGGCAGCCGTTCCGGCGGCGGTCGCTTCGCTTCAAGCAGCTTCGGCGCCCGCGATTTCCGTACACAACCGCGACAGGCGCCACGCTCCGCAGGACCCTCTGGCG gTTTTGGATACGGTGGCGGCGGTTCATATGGTGGCAACTACGGCGGGTTGTACGGCGGAGGTGGCGGCGGCAACAGCGGCGGCGGCACCGACTGGTGGGGCGATTCGTAA